A genomic window from Lotus japonicus ecotype B-129 chromosome 1, LjGifu_v1.2 includes:
- the LOC130718124 gene encoding uncharacterized protein LOC130718124 — MGEAAGHWFEKGICRRIGEGADTRFWQEDWHGGGLFSELFPNLFFISAQQMCRVAEMGMWTENNWHWDLKWSEEIMGNILSQRNELLRMIITVQLVRGKSDSWRWKYEGNEIYSVSSAYEKLMDFDLSDMDTNFTTLWSTLAPSNALVMCWRVFIDRIQSKVNLIARNIPLASSLCSLCLIQEENTNHLFIFCPFAWRVWALTLRWLGWLFVPPALARDHFQQFIGVGSGSMKKGLAIIWVAVIWQIWISRNGLIFRQEHSTLEQVFDQARNKAWLWLKAKHRRFHHTISDWLGESIACCAVL; from the coding sequence ATGGGGGAAGCTGCTGGCCATTGGTTTGAGAAAGGCATTTGTAGGAGAATTGGTGAAGGTGCTGATACCCGATTCTGGCAGGAAGATTGGCATGGTGGGGGATTATTTAGTGAACTCTTtcctaatttattttttatttctgctCAACAAATGTGCAGGGTTGCTGAGATGGGCATGTGGACTGAAAATAATTGGCACTGGGATTTAAAGTGGTCTGAAGAAATCATGGGTAATATTTTATCTCAGAGAAATGAGTTACTGAGGATGATCATCACTGTTCAATTGGTGAGAGGGAAATCAGACTCATGGCGCTGGAAATATGAAGGCAATGAGATCTATTCAGTAAGCTCTGCTTATGAAAAACTTATGGACTTTGATTTATCAGACATGGATACAAATTTCACGACTCTGTGGTCGACCTTGGCCCCTTCAAATGCATTAGTGATGTGCTGGCGGGTTTTCATTGATCGTATTCAGTCTAAGGTAAATCTTATTGCTCGCAATATTCCATTGGCTAGCTCACTGTGCTCTTTGTGTTTGATACAGGAGGAAAATACAAATCATCTTTTCATATTTTGTCCATTTGCTTGGCGTGTTTGGGCACTCACCTTAAGGTGGTTGGGCTGGCTCTTTGTTCCCCCTGCACTTGCTAGAGATCATTTCCAGCAGTTTATTGGTGTTGGTTCAGGCTCAATGAAGAAAGGCCTCGCAATAATTTGGGTGGCAGTTATTTGGCAGATTTGGATTTCTAGGAATGGGTTAATTTTTCGTCAGGAGCATTCGACGCTAGAACAGGTTTTTGATCAAGCTAGAAACAAAGCTTGGCTTTGGTTAAAAGCTAAGCATAGAAGGTTCCATCATACAATTTCTGATTGGTTGGGTGAGTCAATTGCATGTTGTGCAGTCCTataa